The [Clostridium] colinum genome includes the window TATATTATACTTAATATTTTATATGTTTTATTTTTTGTACTTATATTTTGAATAAGAAAAAATATAAACATATAAATAATCATATTTGGTATAAAGAAAATATATAAAATAAATCCTATTATTAAAATAGCTTTAACAAAATTGTTGACTATATCAAAAACTTTTTTAGTTATATTGTTCCCATTATAAATAATTAAAAATACATAATATATAATGTATATAAAAATAGATAGTATTTTAGGAAGAGTTAAATATTTTATATGATCATGTCCAAATAAAAAAAATTGAATTAAAAAGAAATTTATTATTGAAAAATAACTTATAATGATACCACTAATTATAAAAAATATTAGTTTTATTTTACTTTTCATTAATTTTTCACTCCTAAATTTTTATAAAAATTTTAATATTTATAAGCTAAAAGCCTTTCTAAAGATTTAGCTTCATTACAATAATTATTTAACTAAATATCAGACATTAAATAACCAATAACTTTCTGAAAATACATCATATACACCAGGAACCCCATTCTAATAGAACTACCACAATACTCCAATTTCTTATTTTTATGGTAATAATATAGCATTATTTAGAATATTAAATCCACTAAATATAATACAAATATTAAAAATCAAAAATATAATTAATATTAGTAATAATATTATTATAATTTTTATATTTATTAAATTCTTACACTTAAAAATAGCAATAAAACTTAATGGTATAATTACTAAAATGTTATAAAAAACTTCTAATATTACTACTAAAAGAGATAATAATAACCCATATATGTATGCTCTTTGAAAAACTATTAAAAAAATATATATAATAAAATCTGTTATAATTTTAAATATAATATTAAAGTAAAAAAGTTTTTTTATATTAAATACATAATAAATACCTATAAAATATCTTATAATAAAAAAATATATATAACCTATTTCATCAAATAAATTTGAATATATTACATCATCTTTAAAAAAAATACTTCTTATTAATAAAAATAATATATATATTAAATCAATTATATTAAAGATTTTAATATTACTCATTATTAACTCCTTGTATAAAGTTTTTTATATTATTTTACATCTTTATAATATCATCTTTTTATTTAATTTCTATTATATACTATTATTTTCTTTTTACGGTAATAGTATTACTTTATAAATATACTCCCCATTAAATATTAAGCAAATATTAAATATTGATATTAGTATTAATATCACGTTTATAATATTTTTTAAATATTTAATACTCTCTGTTCTATTTAATATTAAATAGAGTGTTGGTATATTAAATATTTGTGTTATAAATATTTCAAAATAAATTAATAATAAATTAAGACCTGGAAGTAAATTTAACCCTGTAATAACAGCATATAAATAAAATAATATACTAAATATATTCCCATAAAATATAAACTTTTTATCTTTTTTATTATTATTTTGTAAAAGTATACTAAGTAAATTCCTAATTAAAACAATATATCTAAATGTTATAAATAATATACTGTAATAAACAAAAAACATAAGAAATATACCTAATAATTTCACTTCAAATAAAACAAATAAAAATATAATCATCAAAATAAAGAAATAAAAAATAGTCATTAATATAACAAATAGATTTGTTTTTAAATTTAAATAATTTTTCATTTAATTCATCCTTTAATAAAATTTATTATTTTTTCTTGAATATTATAAACTTTTTGTATATCATCTAATGGTATTAAGTTATTAAGTTTATCTTTAATAAAAAGTTCATAATCATTAGGTATCAAAAATAAAGTATCCTCTCCAACATTACCCATACCATTAATACTGTTATATGGAAATACATCTTTAAAAGTATGTGAAATTCCATCATTACCATAATTATATGTACCCATATTAATAAAATCTGTATCCCTATCAAGCAAAATTCCTTTTGGTAGATTTTCTTTTGTATATTTTTCATTTGGATTTTCTAAACTATAAACAGCCTCAAAATATCCATAATCAAGTTCTTTTCCATTTTCATCATAATCAACTGATACAAATTTTAAATTATATATATTATTTCCTTCCCCTTGCTTATGATAAACAGATGCCCCTACTGGTAATAGTTTCCATTTACCTTCTTTAACTTCTTTTAACATATCTTCTAAATTTTGTGGAGCTCTACTTAAATCATTCATTACATTTCTAAAATAATGTTGTTCTTCTGCTGGTATACAAAATATTCCATTAGAATTTATAGCTTGATTCATTATCTTAGCAATTTCTCTAGCTTGCTCATAACTAAATATATCTAACTCATTATCTTTCTGAGCTCTATATAAATCTGCCATTATTTTTTTAAACTCCTCTTGTATTATTATCTTTGGCATTTTATTATAAAGTTCTCCTTTAATTAAAAACCCTAATGGAGCATCACCTGTCATTTCATCTACTTTACTTACCCCCATTTCAAATGAGTTATCAATTACACTTTGCATATGTTTAACAAATTTTTCTGGTTCTTTAGATAAATTTATTCCTGTACCTTCTCTATTAATTAAATTTTTTAAAACTTCATTATCTTTATTTGGATCTACAATATCATCTGTTTCAATATTACTATCTAAGTTAAAATTTTTTTCACTCATAACAGATTCTTCTTCATAAGTTAAATATTGTCCTGAATCTAATGGTTCTATTAGTCCCCCGTGTCTAAATACTAAAAATGAGTTCATTGTTAATATTTCATATCCCTTTGAAGGGTCATTTCCATCTTTTTCTTTATCGCTTGCATCTTTTTCTCCATTATCAACAATTCTTACTTTTTTCTTAGTATCTAACCACGTTTCTAATATACAAGGTACACAAGCCTTTTCTTTTATATTTTTTCTTTATTTTTCCCTTTTCATCTGCTATTTCTTTCTATAATAATACACATTCTGATTTTAGATATTTGCTATCCGAGCTACACACTCCAAAACTCATTATATTTTCAAATTCTAATTTATCTAATTTATGTGCTAATGGTTTTTCTTCTACGTACACTCCGTGGTCTTTTAATATATTTAATTTCCTTTCGTGGCTACCACATCTACATTTTAATAATGCCCCTCTTACTAAATATTCATTTGATAAAATTTTTTCTCAAACTTTTCTATGTCTTCATTTATTTTTTTCTTCTTCTGTTTTATCTTTATCATTTTCTTCTCTTTGTTTTCATAAATTTTACTCTAATTTATTAAAATCTTATTTTTTATTTATTGATTATATTCATCTTTATAACCTTTTGCTAAATTATAAATCCAAGATTCTTCATATTTTTTTCAATATAAACCATCTCCTAATACTTTTAATATCATTAACTTTATTTATTATATATATTTTTTAATTGTATGTATTATAAATTTTCATATTATCTCTTAAATATTTGACCCATTACATTTTTCCTGAGTTTTATGTAATAAATACAATATTATTCCAAACTATTAAAATATATTTTAATACTAAAAGTAATGTAATAATCCAAACAAAAATCATATAAATTTTATTATTTTTATATAATATTGTTATAAGTGGCATTAATAAGAACATAATACTAAAAAATATAACAGTAAATATATCTATAAATGTTGGGGCTACTTTTTCAAAAAACATTTTATAACTAAATAATTCTTTTATTACAATAAATAAATATATATATATACATAATAAACTTTTTATTATAGTTTTCATTATTCTAAACCTAGTCCTTTTCTGTATTCTTTTACTTGCTCTATAGTTTCATCATTTAATGATACTGGTGGTAAAATATTTTCACCTATATTACCTAAACCATTACCAAATTGTGTATTTATAGATATATTGAAATATTCTTCTAAAAATTTATCTATATAGTTTTCTAGCATATCCTGCTCATATGGTATTACATCATATATGACATGATAAATTCCTAATTGTTCATTAGGAAATGCATAGTTATAAGTCCTCATATTTATTGGGTCATTATTTCTATTTAATAATCTTCCTTCATTATCATAAACAGCTTCAAAAATACCATCACTAGATACAAATTTCAAATTATACTCTCCATTATTCCCATGCATGGTAAACAGATTTTTCAATTGATAGACACTCCCATTCATTATTATTTACTAATTCTAACATATCATCAAGATTATCAGGAATATTTCCAAATTCATTCATAATATTTCTAAAATAATGTATGCTTTCATCCATTTTTGAATTTTTAACAAGCTCATTTATAATTTTAGCAAATTCATTCGTATTTAATTCTAAATTTTTTAATTCATCATCTTTATATGCTCTATATACATCTGACATGACTTTATATAACAACTGTTTGTTTTCTTCTTTATCAGTTGATTTTATAAATTCATTGTTTAAAGTATTCATATAGTTTTGTGTGTCATTTACAAAATCTATTCCTAAACCTTCTTTATTTAATATTTTATCCAAAACTTCTTTATTTTTATCTATTTCATTTATGTTTTCAATAACAGATTCTTTTTCATAAGTTAAATCTTGTCCCAAATCTAATGGTTCTATTAACCCTCCATGTCTACATACTAAAAATGAATTCATTGTTAATATTTCATATACCTTTGAAGGGCCATTTCCATCTTTTTCTTTATCACTTGCATCTTTTTCTCCATTATCAACAATTCTTACTTTTTTCTTAGTATCTAACCACTTTTCCAATATACAAGGTGCACAAGCCTTTCCTTTTACATTTTATCCTATAAAAATTATTTTTATTTTTTATTATCTTCTTATTTTATTATTAAAT containing:
- a CDS encoding PAAR-like protein, encoding MLSNEYLVRGALLKCRCGSHERKLNILKDHGVYVEEKPLAHKLDKLEFENIMSFGVCSSDSKYLKSECVLL